CGAGTCGAGATGAAAAAGAATCTCAACTGTTCGATTTTAGGAGCCGATGATCGAACGTCGTTGGGCCGAGGTACGAGAAGCGCTTGATCTCTGCCGTACACGACTTCTTGTGTGGCGGGATCCTTGTAAAGACAGCGAACGCACATCACGTGGCTGGATCCAACCGCCGAAGTTGGGACTTTCAGTTCCACGAGCAATTCCCTTTCTTCCTCCGCGTATAAATCGCCTAGCCGGACGGAGCCGGAAGTTAAAACAGTAGGCTTCCCGTTACATGAATAAACGGCTGTTATTTCAGCTGGTGCAGAGCCGGATGCGAAGCTGAGCTGAATTCTCAAATCTTGGACCACAACGCTCAATAACCCACCAACGCATTTGGCAAACGCATCCTCTGCTGGCTCATGACTGTACCCGCCGCTCTGCCCGAACCCGAACGCGTGGACCGGGATTTCAATGTGGGCGAAACGAGTGGACGAGGCGTGGCTTGAATGGTGCCGTTGATTGGAAGCGTTGGATTGGACTCTTTCATCCTGACCGTCGGACAACAACATTATGCTAGCAACTGGATTTCTTTCCCTCCGATCCTCAAGAACTTTGGTTGCCTTCCTCAACGCATCGCCAACGCTGGTTCCTTGACCGCAGGCCAGCCGGTCAATAATGCGCCGAGCAGCTCGTTGACCCTGAGCCGTCATCCTCCGCAAAGGCAATAACCGTTTCGAAGTAGCCGAGAAAGCCACGATGGAAAGCCTATCAGCCGAGCCGAGCGACGAAATGACTAAACGCATGGCGCGTTTCAACATCTGGAGCTTAGCGCCGGTCATGCTACCGCTGACGTCAAGAACCGTAACCAAATCGATAGGCGCACGATGCGAAGGGTCCAAATGCGACGCTGAATTGCTACTATTCCTCGAAGGAGCCAATGTTTTAGCGGGGGGAGGTGGGGCCTTGATTTTTAAAGCCACAGCATAAGTTTCGTATCCACGGCCCACTGAAACGACCGCCGTTTCGGGAGATAATCTGACCTGGACATTCCTAAAATCACGGCCGTTGAATGAGAGTACGTCATCGGATTTGACGGCGGATGAAGATTTGGGATTAACGAAGAACCCTTGGAACTCCTCGACGTCGTCGTCGTCGTCTTCTTCTTGTTCGATGTTTTCATCAGCTTCTGGGATGGGAATAAAACGAGCACCGGCGGTTGGGGATAGCAATGGCTCATCGTCATCGTAGGATCTTAAATCGGACGGTTTGGCTTTGGGTTTCTGTTTGGGTTTTGGTTCCGGCTGGTTGACAATTCTGGGCGAACAAGATTCAAtgatttttttctcttcaattctagagGTGGTGTTTTCGATCAGAGGTGTGTCGTTTTGAGGAGCTGAGCTTCTGTGGATGGAGAGAAGAGGAACATCTTTCCAGGTGGTATTACACACTGGGCAAACGAGGGAATCATGTTTACGAACATGAGCAGCGATGCATGGGAAATGAAAGGCATGTGCACATTCAGCTGTGTAAATGGCAGTTCCTTGACCTGTCTTCACGCTGTTCAAACAGATACCACAGCTACTCTGCCAaattcaaacaaacaaacaaaaaaaaaacccgaaACATCAGCCTTTAAGCcatcaaaatatttaatatttaacgacattttaactgtcagaattTTGATATTGCTTACCCTGAACTTGAAGCTGTTACGGAAAAGCGAGAGCTTGAGAGGGGAACGAGGAGAGGAAGGATTGGAGGATAGAATTGGTTTAGGACTTTTAGTGGCTGCTCTAGGGGTGGTTTTGCAATGGAGAGTGGGGCTTTCATTTATGGAAGCCGGTTCAACAGTAGTGCGGCAACGAAGACTGGGGCTAGAAACCGGTTGAGATTGGAAACGGGGCGTAGAAGGGTTACTTCCAGTAGAAAAAAAGCTCAGCTTGGCACAATTCCTGGGGCTAGGACTTGGACTCTGATGTTGTTGCTTATCTATAACAGTGTTTTCAGGGTCTCTAGGGATTGTAGTGCAAAAGGCTCTTCTCCAACCCGTACCCATGTTTCAGTGCACtccaaaaagagaaaaatatgtAACAAAGACACTCActctcctttcccttttctttctcgtTTCTCGTTGCTCTTTTATCTCTTTATCTAATTCCacctttatttatcttttacccACAAGATGAAGAAAAAAGGAATAGGAATGAAGGGTTTTGTTTTGATCGATCTAAGGTTGCGACAGAGGACAAAAGGGTAGGGATCAAAGCTTTAAAGATACGAAGAGCATGGGATCAAATACGACAAATTAGTGGTATTTAGCTCCTTTCTCTGCCctttttccatttccattttccaTTAATAACACCCCAAAAAGATCTGTGCAAGGCTTGAGATCTACTGCtccttctctctttctctctttctctctctctttgaGAAACCCAGAGCTAAGCTTTTCTTCCACTGAATATTTATATCCATTGGAAATGGTAATTCGAAGGAATTTTAACCTGTTTAACCGGCACGTGTTGGTTGATTTTTCACGTTACCGGTCAACGATCACCTCCCTTCTCCTTTCTGTCTCCACCACGTTATCCCACCGACCTGTTATCTCACATCATGCCCCTTTCATGGCTCCATGCAGTTTGTATACAGCTACCTTCACGCGCCATATTGATGCGTGAACTGGAATCAAGGTGGTTTCTTAAAGTACGTGCTCTTCCTCCGCGTCCCTCGAGAGTATTAATGTTTTTCAGAGTTGAAAAAAACAAACCACCTTTGGGGGTTTATCTGTTATTCATGCATGATTCATATATCCCCGGTAGGCGCCAGGggatattatattatatcatcCCTTATTATTTTTGCATGTTCTGCAGCTCATCATACTTTTCATCAGTCCTTTTATTCGATTCATCTCAGCCGTTGATGAGGCTAAATGAATTTAATGATGATCATTTCATCACATATGATCTCAAGTCTTAACCAATACCACCTCATCATTGAACccccaagttttcaattttttttttttgggggggggtttGAAACCAACAAGTATCAAACCAAAAGTGCTAAAGTGCTAATCATGATTTAAGTAGGAGCCTAGGAGGCAGGCTAGAGTAAGTAAATCTTAGTGGTAAAAAATAAACAAGGTTGATGTCAACAAAGAGCAGCCTATGGCAATGGCAAATCTTTGAATATTAATTACTGTATCACAGTAGGATAGTGAAACACATTGATTGCAACTGAAAAGCAATCAGAAAAAACCATCTGGGACTTTAGGGGTAAAGGGTAGGGGCCGGGGAAAGGTGGGGTTGGCTTAGACACCCACATGTTGGGTCCTTTTGTATGATGGTGTGGGTGTCTGTGGTTTAGAGACCATGGCCTAGAAGGTCCCCCATTGGCCCTTTGGATGGCTTAGGGTGCTTCGACCTTATGGG
The sequence above is drawn from the Gossypium hirsutum isolate 1008001.06 chromosome A05, Gossypium_hirsutum_v2.1, whole genome shotgun sequence genome and encodes:
- the LOC107957856 gene encoding E3 ubiquitin-protein ligase WAV3 — encoded protein: MGTGWRRAFCTTIPRDPENTVIDKQQHQSPSPSPRNCAKLSFFSTGSNPSTPRFQSQPVSSPSLRCRTTVEPASINESPTLHCKTTPRAATKSPKPILSSNPSSPRSPLKLSLFRNSFKFRSSCGICLNSVKTGQGTAIYTAECAHAFHFPCIAAHVRKHDSLVCPVCNTTWKDVPLLSIHRSSAPQNDTPLIENTTSRIEEKKIIESCSPRIVNQPEPKPKQKPKAKPSDLRSYDDDEPLLSPTAGARFIPIPEADENIEQEEDDDDDVEEFQGFFVNPKSSSAVKSDDVLSFNGRDFRNVQVRLSPETAVVSVGRGYETYAVALKIKAPPPPAKTLAPSRNSSNSASHLDPSHRAPIDLVTVLDVSGSMTGAKLQMLKRAMRLVISSLGSADRLSIVAFSATSKRLLPLRRMTAQGQRAARRIIDRLACGQGTSVGDALRKATKVLEDRRERNPVASIMLLSDGQDERVQSNASNQRHHSSHASSTRFAHIEIPVHAFGFGQSGGYSHEPAEDAFAKCVGGLLSVVVQDLRIQLSFASGSAPAEITAVYSCNGKPTVLTSGSVRLGDLYAEEERELLVELKVPTSAVGSSHVMCVRCLYKDPATQEVVYGRDQALLVPRPNDVRSSAPKIEQLRFFFISTRAIAEARRLIECSNDLTSAYHLLGSARALLMQSNSQSAEEYARGLEVELAELHWRKQQMMEIQRRRVNERERERGRESMTVVMDENGEPLTPSSAWRAAEKLAKVAMMKKSLNRVSDLHGFENARF